Within Dermacentor variabilis isolate Ectoservices chromosome 8, ASM5094787v1, whole genome shotgun sequence, the genomic segment gaattcaagccaaCTTTCTGGACTTGAAGACATGCCGCCGAACGCATCGGGTTCTACAAATTTAGTAACCGGCTTGCGGGCACGTCACTTGCGggcacgttgttttttttttttagctcagtATGTTTTTATTAAGGTAAAAATGCCTCATTTCATTAATTCGACCTTTGCGGAGCATTCGAAAGAATTAGTGTTagtcccttgaggagcatcggaaaagggcaACTGTTCGTCCTCGACATGCccggggtcgttggagaagtacgggagaggcctttgcccttcagtgggcataaccaggctgattatgtagtcctcgaaggagtaagcgcatggggagtaacagttcatcccgtgtcagttagtccccaaaatgGCTATTGTTTGTGGGAAATCAGTCAGTCCTctaaaggactaacctccctacccctctTAGTCCTTTTTTCCTTAGAGTGtcgcctttcgtatataaaagaaccagcctagcaactgatttcagtattgttgcagcaccgctatgggcgacGGTGGGCTTTGAAAAATGTCATTACTATCTTTagtctaaattaccattactgtCATTACTCCAAAGCAAAAAAGCAGTACATATGTCcctcagcagttgcagtggtggttttgaacagcttcgctggacatcaactttcacagggccgggatggcgagtaaaTTTTATTTGTCTTCAACGTAATAATCTCTCCAGTATTCTGCAGAGATGCTGCCCATGCGACCATCCTCACTTGTTTGCCACCTCCACCAACGTAATGTGTGTCTTGCCCTTTCAGGTAGGATGAATAACGCTGGTGTGTCGTTAGTTGCTCTAAATCAGCATGATCTGTTCAAGTGATGCAACACCATCTCACGTATCGTCAACGACAGTTAATGATACGTCAGATGTTCTTTGGTcgtctctttatttctttatgaATGATATACCATATACTCATCAAACACTTCTTCTTGTAGGTTTTTCTAGGAGACTTCGAACGCAGTTACCCAGATGTCTGCGAGGCATATTACGCCATGTGTAAAATCGAAGAGTACGATGTTGTAGAAAATAACTGCCAGACTTGGCTTGTGGCTTTCCTGGAAAAGCTTCAGCTTCCGCTTCCCGGTAAAGTAAGGACTATTGCCAAGACGGTAAGTTGTGCTGTGCTGGCGAAACACTTCTCCAATGAAGAATTACGCAAATAACTTGAAGAGCGAGCTACAATGGACGAAATCAGCACCTTTAATTTCTCAGAAAATTATGCACTTAGCGTAATGTAAACTAATAGCGACAGTATGTATTGCAAGTAGCCATCGGTTACTTCAGTGCATAGGAGAATGGCGACCATTATAAAAGCAGTATTGATGTGTGCCGTTCCTGAAGACCATGTGTATGACGTCCGCACTTGTCTAAGATGCTCCAATGATTTCTTTACAGATTGAGAAGATCTTCTCCGACCATGGTAAAGGCAACGCGTACCACTTTGTTGTCAAAACAGTTCGAGATGCTTATGAACTTTTATTAAAGCCCCGTGACACAACTGCTCCTGAAGAAAAGGAACAGAACAACAACGTTGAGGACGACAACGAAAAAAATGAGAATCGAATTTCCCAACCAGGATTCTGAACAACTCTATTGTGCTATGTTTCTAAACAACGATTAACAGTGCACAGTTTGGTTTGTGCGTAGAGTATCGATAAAGGCTACAACAGCCTGAATTACTTAATATCAATTTCACTCATTATGTAGCTGTGCCCGATTTTTCTACAACCACTTCCGCGTTCAAGTTTCTGCCCGAGATGCGCTGTCTCCTAACAGGCAGACAGTGATCTACAAATTTCTTTAACGAGAGCATGTAGAGACGGATAGTAGTAAAGTATACCCCCTTGTTTCCTAAGCATCATTATTACTTTGGCATAGGATGGATGGAAAAAGTTTATGAATCAAGGAAGAGGAATGAGGGAAGGGGTAGGGTAGGAGGGAGCGTGTGGGTGAGTCATTATTTCATAACCCCGGCGATCCGGGCTACCCTATCCGCCAGGTCCAAGAGGCCTCTTTGGGCCTCCAGCCGCGGCCGGGCAAAAATTACTCACTACTCCCTACTGTAGGTAACCAGAGAAAATACAGGGAAAGCGGGAGATGTACATTCAAGACGGTGAGCAAAACTAGAACTGTGGCGAGGatagcatatgtcgccttgaagaagactaGTCCACTTGTCAAACGTTGGCTCCTCCTTTCgccttgctctcgttttgctcatcgcctacTGTAGATAAGTATCTCAGGCGAGTTTATGTCCTCTGCACATGTCACGTGGCTTCCACGTCAtatgtggtagtgacggtcatGCCACACACCAATGAGAAGCGCTGGTATATAGTGTGGGATTCATGCGGTGCGCTCTTCCTAAGTGGGCATAGGTGTCTGTATTAATCAGTATGCGCGGGCTTctcgtatgggggggggggagggagggcaaGGCGCTCTCGTCCGACCATGTTGTTCAAGGATTTCTCGGGCCATAAGCGGAATATCTTGGCAATTAATGGCTGTTGTTCCCTGCTCGGTTGCTCAGTTCTCAAACTAGGGAGTGTGCCTTCTCATTGCCTGGGATGCCCTCGTGTCCTGGACACGATCTGACTGCATGTTCTTCTTGGAGTGCGTCGCCTATGATTCTTAGCACGATTAGTGGCAGTCTGCCTTGCATGTAGTACATTTTGTgtgctgcggggggggggggttggagatAACCAGTGCCGAGTGCGCGGCGCTGTTAATGTGTTTGATCGCCATCGTGATCGGTGAGGCTTCGGCAGCGGCTGTGCATGTTTTGTTTGTTGAGGCCGTTATGTCGGCCCTCTTTCGCTGAGTGTTGCGCACTGCTACTATGACTTGTCCTCTGCCGGTCTGAGCGGCGTCCGTGCGTTGCACTTCTTGATTGTTCCCAAAGCTTTTCACAAGTTGCTTCGCTCGTGCTTGACTTCGGCATTTGTGGTATTTGGGATTCATG encodes:
- the LOC142590417 gene encoding uncharacterized protein LOC142590417, yielding MKPNYKPGCKMTLAFTPTGDRCFQNKSLFWSSSSSTAISHRFMHWEFYCKFTDGKCFKIEALQDKNNLMPSMTPAVSLPPDQVFLGDFERSYPDVCEAYYAMCKIEEYDVVENNCQTWLVAFLEKLQLPLPGKVRTIAKTIEKIFSDHGKGNAYHFVVKTVRDAYELLLKPRDTTAPEEKEQNNNVEDDNEKNENRISQPGF